One window of the Deltaproteobacteria bacterium genome contains the following:
- a CDS encoding protein MnhE gives MPSASRSPRKRRLFFHPFALTFIIMFGLWVVLSGRFDSFHLSLGLISSAIVAYLSSDLLSPSVRGLLILLTRWIPYLPWLMKEIIKANLHVTYLVFHPRMMELIDPRIIKFRSRLKSDLALVTFANSITLTPGTITVYISLDGDFKVHAIDKASGEPLPGEMEARIARAFGED, from the coding sequence ATGCCCTCTGCCAGCCGGTCTCCCCGCAAAAGAAGGCTCTTCTTTCATCCCTTTGCCCTTACCTTTATCATTATGTTCGGCCTCTGGGTCGTGCTCTCGGGCCGTTTTGACTCTTTTCATCTCAGTCTCGGGCTCATCTCCTCTGCCATCGTGGCTTACCTTTCGTCCGACCTGTTGAGTCCTTCCGTGAGGGGTCTTTTGATTCTGCTGACCCGATGGATACCTTATCTCCCGTGGCTGATGAAGGAGATAATCAAGGCGAACCTCCATGTTACATATCTGGTCTTCCATCCAAGGATGATGGAACTGATTGACCCGAGAATCATCAAGTTTCGAAGCAGGCTTAAGAGTGATCTGGCCCTGGTAACATTTGCGAACTCAATCACTCTCACCCCTGGCACCATTACCGTCTACATATCTCTTGATGGTGACTTCAAGGTACATGCCATCGACAAGGCGTCCGGTGAGCCCTTGCCTGGCGAGATGGAGGCCAGGATTGCCAGGGCATTTGGGGAAGACTGA
- a CDS encoding pH regulation protein F codes for MDSIFLYSGLYLAFLMLLTLYRAVVGPTVVDRMIGVNAIGSKTVVLLILIGLIYHRVDMFVDIALAYAMLNFIAVLAASRYFQKRKGLYDESPYG; via the coding sequence ATGGATAGCATCTTTTTATATTCGGGTCTTTACCTGGCCTTTTTGATGCTCCTCACTCTGTACCGCGCTGTGGTTGGGCCCACGGTTGTGGACCGTATGATCGGCGTCAATGCCATTGGGAGCAAGACCGTCGTATTGCTGATCCTGATCGGCCTTATCTATCATAGGGTGGATATGTTCGTCGACATTGCCCTGGCTTATGCGATGTTGAACTTTATTGCGGTGCTGGCGGCCTCAAGATACTTTCAAAAGCGCAAGGGATTGTATGACGAGTCCCCATATGGGTAG
- a CDS encoding sodium:proton antiporter encodes MDIIVCLLLFTGLFFFTGGAVGILRFPDFYSRLHPAGKLDTLGSFLAMIALALFNLHHFSLGTLLTGLKIMLILVFVFLASPTATHAIVDAGVRAGLAPWTKGEKRR; translated from the coding sequence ATGGATATTATTGTATGTCTGCTTCTGTTTACCGGCCTGTTTTTCTTTACCGGCGGCGCGGTGGGAATTCTGCGCTTTCCTGATTTCTATTCCCGGCTCCATCCGGCAGGAAAGCTCGACACCCTCGGCTCCTTTCTGGCCATGATAGCCCTTGCCCTGTTTAACCTGCACCATTTTTCTCTGGGCACCTTGCTGACCGGTCTCAAGATTATGTTGATCCTGGTCTTTGTCTTTCTGGCCAGTCCCACGGCGACCCATGCCATTGTCGATGCTGGCGTGAGGGCCGGTCTGGCCCCATGGACAAAAGGGGAGAAAAGGAGATAG
- a CDS encoding cation:proton antiporter, giving the protein MPWQLDLAILTLVVIVGIGAITVKDLLGAAIMFGAYSFMMCLLWSIMGAVDVAFTEASVGAGVSTVFFVAAVFRTTRRTKD; this is encoded by the coding sequence ATGCCCTGGCAGCTGGATTTGGCAATTCTTACGCTGGTCGTCATAGTCGGCATCGGCGCCATCACGGTGAAGGATCTGCTGGGGGCCGCTATCATGTTCGGTGCATACAGCTTTATGATGTGTCTCCTGTGGTCCATCATGGGGGCGGTTGATGTGGCCTTTACCGAGGCCTCGGTGGGGGCCGGGGTGAGCACCGTCTTTTTCGTCGCGGCGGTGTTCCGTACCACAAGGAGGACAAAGGATTGA
- a CDS encoding sodium:proton antiporter, giving the protein MKITGLIIAVLAGALLMYATVDFPPFGDPYSPASMHVSPRYIEKTMEETDVPNMVTSVLADYRGYDTMYETTVIFSAGVACFFLLRIFRRKEPGERLYRHVLTGVTIHVKKGAKLPPSDDFERIDTAWIPHDLIIETGCRLLIPFIQLFALYVIAHGHHSPGGGFQGGVMLGASVILLAISQDLRTAVRRFSEKVDALLCAMGVFIYAGTGALCLLLGANFLDYSALAPLLHTDPVMARSHGIFIVEIGVGIAVMATMIWIYCNVSSKGEYEEGL; this is encoded by the coding sequence TTGAAGATTACAGGATTGATTATAGCAGTCCTGGCAGGTGCACTGTTGATGTACGCCACAGTTGACTTCCCTCCGTTTGGTGACCCTTATTCTCCTGCCAGTATGCATGTTTCTCCCCGGTATATTGAAAAGACAATGGAGGAAACCGATGTCCCCAACATGGTGACCTCTGTCCTGGCCGACTATCGTGGTTATGACACCATGTATGAAACCACGGTGATTTTTTCAGCCGGTGTCGCCTGCTTTTTCCTTCTGCGGATCTTCCGGCGAAAGGAGCCTGGGGAAAGGCTCTACCGGCATGTGCTTACCGGCGTGACTATCCACGTGAAGAAAGGCGCGAAGCTGCCGCCCTCTGACGACTTCGAAAGGATCGACACCGCGTGGATCCCACACGACCTGATCATCGAGACAGGGTGTAGATTACTGATCCCCTTTATCCAGCTCTTCGCCCTATATGTGATCGCCCATGGACACCACAGCCCTGGCGGCGGATTTCAGGGCGGCGTCATGCTCGGAGCCAGTGTCATTTTGCTGGCCATATCGCAGGACCTCAGAACGGCGGTAAGACGTTTCTCTGAAAAGGTAGACGCGCTACTGTGTGCTATGGGCGTCTTTATCTATGCCGGCACCGGGGCATTGTGTCTGCTGTTGGGTGCCAATTTCCTGGATTACAGCGCCCTTGCTCCATTGCTGCATACCGATCCGGTCATGGCGCGGTCTCATGGCATCTTTATTGTGGAGATCGGTGTGGGAATCGCCGTCATGGCCACCATGATCTGGATCTATTGCAACGTCTCATCAAAGGGCGAATATGAGGAGGGGTTATAA
- a CDS encoding NADH-quinone oxidoreductase subunit J — MGDLVQVVIAKYNYWIYITLMMIGLYAMIAKNNLIKKIVGMNIFQTAIILFYISIGMKKGGTLPIVEHGHGAHHHAVHAADYINPLPHVLMLTAIVVSVATLGVALALGVKVYNRYNTLEEDEILAQIRKK; from the coding sequence ATGGGTGATTTAGTTCAGGTGGTCATCGCAAAGTACAACTACTGGATCTATATTACCCTCATGATGATCGGCCTGTATGCCATGATCGCCAAGAACAACCTGATCAAGAAGATCGTGGGCATGAACATCTTCCAGACGGCCATTATCCTGTTTTACATATCTATAGGCATGAAAAAAGGGGGCACCCTGCCGATAGTAGAGCACGGTCATGGAGCACACCACCACGCGGTCCATGCCGCTGACTATATAAACCCGTTGCCTCACGTCCTGATGCTGACCGCCATCGTTGTGTCCGTGGCCACCCTCGGAGTGGCCCTTGCCCTGGGTGTCAAAGTCTATAACCGGTATAATACCCTGGAAGAAGATGAAATCCTGGCACAGATAAGGAAAAAATGA
- a CDS encoding proton-conducting membrane transporter — MSQDYPALLVIVPLLSAFIISAAGWVNKRLCFPLSVAALSVSAYSCIGLLLRVLNEGVVHYRLGGWPPPWGIAYYVDYLNGLVLCVVSVAALINLIATKKSIEQEFPEKTGPFYTLYVLFVTGMLGITVTGDAFNLYVLLEIGSITGYALLAMGDEDRAPLASLNYLYMGTIGACFYLLGVGYLYIVTGSLNMVDIAHILPGLYQSKAVTAAFIICMVGVWIKMAFFPLHAWLPNAYTFAPSAASSLIAPLMTKVMIYVMIRLILTVFTPAFAFTTLAVSHYIVWLACIAIVMGAILALAQHDLKKMLTYIIVAEVGYMVGGAWLGNRAGMTGAVLHIVNDALMTLCAFLVVCNIVYKVRGYAFADLKGLFAKMPFTMGAFVIGALSIIGVPPTCGFFSKWYLILGAIQAHHYDFMVALLFSSLINVVLFFRVFEIGFYEPFSDHEGHEHHSAVMAEAPLSMLIPLYIVTAGLILVGLYTGDIVNHIIRFVIPEGFI, encoded by the coding sequence ATGAGCCAAGACTATCCTGCACTCCTTGTCATAGTTCCGCTTCTTTCGGCCTTTATTATCAGTGCCGCCGGATGGGTCAATAAGAGACTCTGCTTTCCCCTTTCGGTTGCTGCCCTGAGTGTGTCGGCCTATTCGTGCATCGGCTTGCTGCTCCGGGTATTGAATGAGGGGGTGGTCCATTACCGGTTGGGTGGATGGCCGCCGCCATGGGGCATCGCCTATTATGTGGATTACTTAAACGGGCTGGTTCTATGCGTGGTGTCCGTGGCAGCCCTCATTAATTTGATAGCCACAAAGAAAAGCATCGAGCAGGAGTTCCCGGAAAAAACCGGGCCATTCTATACATTATATGTCCTCTTTGTTACAGGGATGCTGGGTATCACGGTAACCGGCGATGCCTTTAATCTCTATGTCTTGCTGGAGATAGGATCCATTACGGGCTACGCCCTCCTTGCCATGGGCGACGAGGACCGTGCCCCCCTGGCGAGCCTCAATTATCTGTATATGGGTACCATCGGGGCCTGCTTTTATCTCCTCGGTGTGGGGTACCTGTATATCGTCACCGGTTCACTGAATATGGTGGATATTGCCCATATCCTGCCCGGCCTCTACCAGTCCAAGGCGGTTACGGCCGCCTTTATCATCTGCATGGTGGGCGTGTGGATCAAGATGGCCTTTTTCCCGCTGCATGCCTGGCTGCCCAATGCCTATACATTTGCTCCCTCTGCGGCCAGCAGCTTGATTGCCCCGTTAATGACCAAGGTGATGATCTACGTGATGATTCGCCTCATCCTGACTGTCTTTACCCCTGCGTTTGCCTTTACTACCCTGGCCGTAAGTCACTACATCGTCTGGCTTGCCTGTATCGCCATTGTAATGGGCGCCATCCTTGCCCTGGCACAGCATGACTTAAAGAAGATGTTGACCTACATCATTGTGGCAGAGGTGGGATATATGGTTGGCGGTGCATGGCTCGGAAACCGTGCCGGAATGACAGGGGCAGTCCTCCATATTGTAAACGACGCCCTCATGACTCTCTGCGCCTTTCTCGTAGTGTGTAACATAGTTTACAAGGTAAGAGGATATGCCTTTGCAGACCTGAAAGGGTTGTTTGCCAAAATGCCCTTTACCATGGGTGCCTTTGTGATCGGGGCACTATCCATCATCGGGGTGCCTCCGACGTGCGGTTTTTTCAGCAAGTGGTATCTCATCCTGGGGGCCATCCAGGCGCACCATTACGATTTTATGGTCGCACTGCTCTTCAGCAGTCTGATCAATGTGGTGCTCTTTTTCAGGGTCTTTGAGATCGGCTTTTATGAGCCCTTCAGCGACCATGAGGGGCACGAACATCATTCGGCGGTGATGGCCGAGGCCCCGCTCAGCATGCTGATCCCCCTTTATATAGTTACTGCAGGCCTGATCCTGGTCGGTCTCTACACCGGTGACATCGTAAACCACATAATCCGGTTTGTCATACCAGAGGGCTTTATATGA
- a CDS encoding cation:proton antiporter (subunit D of antiporter complex involved in resistance to high concentrations of Na+, K+, Li+ and/or alkali; contains an oxidoreductase domain; catalyzes the transfer of electrons from NADH to ubiquinone) — METITSIRPLLAVLVSLLITPLLVVSGRKPNVREAWTFVAAVAKFLIVLSMLPAVLHGTEIVYTVVQFMPGAAIKFRVDALGMLFALVSSSLWIITSAYSIGYMRGLKEHGQTRYFCYFAICLSATIGAAFSANLLTLYLFYEILSLATYPLVTHHQDMEARSSGRKYLLYVVGASIGLVLPAMLICYDLAGTLEFSRHGILAGTAASRPMLFALLFMFVFGFAKAAIMPMHSWLPAAMVAPTPVSALLHAVAVVKVGVFSIVRILTGVFGIQLLSFFHFGTAVCYVAAFTILVGSFIALSQDGLKRRLAFSTISQLSYIVLGVALLSPKGMIGGMLHIAMHAFGKITLFFCAGAIFVATGRKNISEMVGIGRRMPVTMAAFFIASLSIIGVPPCGGFISKWYLALGALQAHQIGFLIVLLFSSFLNACYFIPITYTAFFCRPEEAMFENKVQEAPLFCVVPLVITAIISVILLFYPQPFFRLASMMVENITGM, encoded by the coding sequence ATGGAAACGATTACGTCAATAAGGCCCCTGCTTGCCGTTCTGGTCTCTCTCCTGATTACTCCCTTGCTGGTGGTCTCGGGAAGGAAGCCGAATGTCCGTGAGGCATGGACCTTTGTGGCGGCCGTTGCAAAGTTTCTGATCGTCCTGTCCATGTTACCGGCGGTCCTGCACGGGACCGAGATCGTATATACGGTAGTTCAGTTCATGCCGGGGGCGGCGATCAAGTTCAGGGTTGATGCCCTGGGAATGCTCTTTGCGCTCGTGTCTTCGTCCCTGTGGATCATCACGTCTGCATACTCGATCGGTTATATGAGAGGGCTGAAAGAGCACGGGCAGACCCGGTATTTCTGCTACTTTGCCATCTGTCTTTCAGCAACCATTGGTGCGGCCTTCTCAGCGAATCTCTTGACCCTGTATCTCTTCTACGAGATACTCTCCCTTGCCACCTATCCACTGGTCACACACCATCAGGATATGGAGGCGCGAAGCTCAGGCAGAAAATATCTCCTTTATGTCGTAGGCGCGTCCATCGGCCTCGTGCTGCCGGCCATGCTTATATGTTATGACCTGGCAGGCACCCTCGAGTTCAGCAGACACGGCATCTTGGCAGGGACCGCCGCATCCCGCCCCATGCTCTTTGCCTTGTTGTTCATGTTTGTCTTCGGGTTCGCCAAGGCGGCTATTATGCCCATGCACTCATGGCTTCCGGCGGCCATGGTGGCACCTACGCCGGTCAGCGCCCTGCTGCATGCGGTGGCGGTTGTGAAGGTGGGTGTCTTCAGCATCGTTCGTATCTTGACCGGTGTCTTTGGGATTCAACTCTTATCCTTTTTCCATTTCGGGACGGCAGTATGTTATGTCGCCGCATTCACCATTCTGGTCGGCTCATTCATTGCCCTTTCCCAGGACGGCCTGAAGCGGCGTCTTGCCTTTTCAACGATCAGCCAGCTCTCTTATATCGTGCTTGGGGTAGCACTCCTTTCCCCGAAGGGGATGATCGGCGGCATGCTCCATATCGCCATGCACGCCTTTGGGAAGATCACCTTATTTTTTTGTGCCGGGGCAATCTTCGTGGCCACAGGCAGGAAGAACATCAGCGAGATGGTCGGGATCGGCAGGCGGATGCCGGTGACCATGGCGGCCTTTTTTATCGCATCATTGAGTATCATCGGAGTCCCGCCCTGCGGCGGGTTCATAAGTAAATGGTATCTCGCGTTAGGAGCCCTTCAGGCCCACCAGATAGGCTTTCTGATAGTCTTGCTCTTTAGTTCCTTTCTGAATGCCTGCTACTTTATACCCATTACCTATACGGCATTCTTCTGCAGGCCGGAAGAGGCCATGTTTGAAAACAAGGTGCAAGAGGCCCCTCTTTTCTGTGTGGTCCCCTTGGTTATTACAGCGATAATTTCCGTGATTCTGCTTTTTTATCCACAACCTTTTTTCAGGTTGGCCAGTATGATGGTAGAAAATATAACAGGGATGTAA
- a CDS encoding Na(+)/H(+) antiporter subunit D, which translates to MISTVPPAVIFITGGLLVPFIKGKWKSAFLLLIPVVGFINLISIPEGTHWVFRFLGYDLVFGKMDRLSLLFGYIYHIITFIALLYSLHVKDNLQHLAGLIYSGSALGVVFAGDLLSLFIFWELLTISSVMLIWSRRTRASLYAGFRYFLVHAAGGLCLLAGIVLYVQETGSIEFGHIGLHSLASLLIFLGFGVNSAWPILHPWLPDAYPEATPTGTVFLSVYTSKTAVYVLARGFAGTEILIWIGAIMTVFPVFFAVIENNLRRVLSYSLINQVGYMVCGVGIGTQLAINGAISHVFAHIIYKALLFMSMGAVLHRTGKINCTALGGLYRTMPFTAICCIIAAASISGFPFTSGFVTKSMTITAAAANNNLTIIWFLLMIASVGVLEHAGIKVPYFAFFGHDSGLRPKEAPLNMCLAMGISAFLCIAIGLFPGYLYKLLPYPVDFVPYTASHVVGMAQLLLFATLAFVFLVLSGVYPSEKRCVNLDVDWFYRKGGRLFYSIMDKGLNGINAASEKIFVGGLAGYLGRISRDAPTRAALSVMVPIWVISGTTGEKLACKKAGLRAALETGSSPIGVSAAIATIFLVVIFLLM; encoded by the coding sequence ATGATTAGCACGGTCCCGCCAGCAGTCATATTTATCACTGGGGGATTATTGGTTCCCTTTATCAAGGGAAAATGGAAAAGTGCCTTCTTGCTGCTCATCCCTGTGGTCGGCTTCATAAACCTGATCAGTATCCCTGAGGGGACCCACTGGGTCTTCCGGTTTCTCGGTTATGACCTTGTCTTCGGCAAAATGGACAGGCTGAGCCTCCTTTTTGGCTATATTTACCATATAATAACTTTTATTGCCCTGCTGTATTCCCTTCACGTAAAGGACAATCTCCAGCATCTGGCCGGGCTGATTTACTCCGGCAGCGCTCTCGGGGTCGTCTTTGCAGGAGATCTGCTGTCTTTGTTTATCTTCTGGGAATTGCTCACCATCAGCTCTGTTATGTTGATCTGGAGCCGGAGGACAAGGGCATCGCTTTACGCCGGCTTCAGGTATTTTCTGGTTCATGCCGCCGGAGGTCTGTGCCTTTTGGCAGGCATCGTGCTTTACGTGCAGGAGACGGGAAGTATTGAATTCGGACATATCGGATTACATAGCCTGGCCTCTTTATTGATATTTCTTGGCTTTGGCGTAAATTCCGCCTGGCCTATTCTCCATCCGTGGTTGCCGGATGCCTATCCGGAGGCCACTCCCACTGGAACGGTATTCCTGAGTGTGTATACGTCGAAGACCGCTGTCTATGTCCTGGCCAGGGGATTTGCGGGTACAGAGATCTTGATCTGGATCGGGGCAATTATGACGGTGTTTCCCGTCTTCTTTGCGGTCATTGAAAATAACTTAAGAAGAGTCCTGAGCTACAGCCTGATCAATCAGGTGGGCTATATGGTGTGCGGCGTTGGCATAGGAACGCAGTTGGCCATTAATGGCGCAATTTCCCATGTCTTTGCCCATATCATTTACAAGGCCCTCCTTTTTATGTCTATGGGAGCTGTCCTGCATCGCACGGGAAAGATTAATTGCACGGCCCTGGGGGGACTTTACAGGACAATGCCTTTTACTGCTATATGTTGCATAATTGCGGCTGCATCAATCTCCGGCTTTCCGTTTACGAGCGGGTTTGTCACTAAATCCATGACGATAACCGCGGCTGCTGCCAATAATAATTTGACGATCATTTGGTTCCTTTTGATGATTGCCTCAGTCGGAGTGCTGGAACATGCAGGTATCAAGGTGCCTTATTTCGCGTTTTTTGGTCATGACTCGGGCCTGCGTCCGAAAGAAGCCCCTCTGAATATGTGTCTTGCCATGGGTATTTCGGCCTTCCTGTGTATTGCCATAGGTCTGTTCCCCGGTTATTTATATAAGCTGCTTCCTTACCCGGTCGATTTTGTTCCGTACACAGCCTCCCATGTAGTCGGTATGGCCCAGCTCCTTTTGTTTGCTACCCTGGCCTTTGTGTTTTTAGTACTTTCCGGTGTCTATCCGTCCGAGAAAAGGTGCGTCAACCTCGATGTCGATTGGTTCTACCGCAAGGGTGGCCGGCTCTTTTACTCTATCATGGACAAGGGCCTGAACGGTATAAACGCCGCATCAGAAAAGATCTTTGTGGGTGGCCTGGCCGGTTATCTTGGCCGCATCTCAAGGGATGCTCCGACAAGGGCTGCGCTCTCGGTGATGGTGCCCATATGGGTGATAAGCGGTACAACAGGAGAAAAACTGGCCTGCAAAAAGGCCGGTCTCCGCGCAGCATTAGAGACAGGCAGCTCCCCCATCGGGGTAAGCGCTGCCATAGCCACCATTTTTCTTGTAGTCATATTTCTCTTAATGTGA